AATGTATGGAGGGGGATGATATTTTCAACCACAAAAGGGAAATGTATTAAAGAATTTGCTGAGTTCTATGCTTCGAAGCTTGGGCTACTGTAACTACTTTGCAGAAGGCTTTATGGGGACCTCGTTATCTCAATCCGAAAACAAAGATGATGATCCTGGGGAGGAAGAAGGCAATTGGTGTATGAAGTAAAGCAAAGCCAATGTTCGTGCAGTTTGTGCTAGAGCCATTTTAGCAGATTTACCAGGCAGTGTACGAACATGATGGAGAAAAGCAGTGCCTGGGAAAGTTGTTAAGTCATTTCATTTGTCTTCCTTCTTGGGGacaacaaaataaagataagaaaATAGTGGCACAAGCAATCTTGTCAATGGTAGTTAAGTGTATGCCTGATCCTGTTCGCGCATAGTCTGTTCGAATCACAAGGTTGCTTCTGAAGAGAGTGGTTCTGGAATATAGGGTTTAATCTGATGTCCTTGAATAAGCAGAGAGTGTAAAGAATTCTGTTCAGGCATGTGATTCAAGTCCTGAAGCCACATGTGTTCCTTCTGTATCTAAGATGTTTTCTGTCGCTATGAATAAGTTCCACATAGAGGTTCCAACGGAGAGATTGTGAACAATTATCCAGGCGCAAGTGGGGTTGCTGAATCAGATGAGTGCTTCCTTGCGTTAGCAAGGATTTTCAGCGGGGTTCTTTTTGCAGGGAAGAAAATTTATGTGCTTTCAGTTCTTTATGATCCATGTAAAGGGGAAGAAGCAGTGCGGAAACATCTACAAGAAGTTGAGTTGCATTCCTTGTTTCTCATGATGGGACAAGGTTTGAAACTGGTGGCCTATGCCAGGGCAAGGAATGTTGTTTCCATACGAGGTCTTTGTCATCACATCTTAAAGAGTGCAACTCTTTCTTCGACTAGAAATTGTTGGCACTTTTCAAGTACGGTTTTCCAAGTTGCCCTACTCTAAGAGTAGTTGTTGAACCAGCTATTTCGAGGGATATGGATGCGCTTACGAAAGGTTTGCGGCTTCTGAACAGGGCAGACCCATTTGTACAGGTTTGTGTTTCTGCCACATGAGAACAAGTGCTTGCAGCTGCAGGAGAGGTTCATCTCGAGAGATGCATAAAGGATTTGAGAGAGAGGTTTGCAAGGGTTAGTCTAAATGTCTCAGAACCCCTCGTCTCCTATAAACAGACCATTGAAGGGGATGAATCTAATTTCCTAGATAATCTGAAGGTCTTGCCTGGTAGcttagattgtattgagaaaacaATCCCTAATGGTCGATATCTTGTTGGGGTGCAGGCTTAAAGCTTCGCCGGCACTGACAAAGTTGCTTGATGGAAGTTCTGATCTATTCGGAGAAATTCTAAATGGAAAACCTGGGCAGGTAAACAACAAATCATTGGCAACAGGTGTAGAAGAGAAATTGATATTAGATGATAGTCCAATCGAAGCATTTAAAAAACTGACGATGACTGTTTTGCAGGATCATGCTGCCAGTGAAGAGCTCGACACAGATAATGATGATAAATGTGGAAATGTGTTCATTCAGTTCTAATTTGAGGTTCTCTTCTTGCATCTCAAAGGTTTTAGAAGATGTGGCTTTTGAAAAATCTGTAGAAACAAGCAGTTGGCTCTTTATGGAGGCAGAGAGTCCAAGAGCAGTGTTTATTTGGGTTCTGGGCCTTCTGGCCGGTATACGTTGGGCTGAAATAACAGTCCAATCACAGATTTTAAATGACTGTTTTGTCCCCACAGAAACAATAATTATCCCACAAAAGAGTGATAAACCCTACTATCATTACTCATTAGTCTTTAACAGGTATGCATTCTATCAATTCTCTTTTCTCTATTTggaattcacaaatcacaattaaAGGTTCAATCTTAATGGGTTTCAAATGATTTCCCGTGGATATCTGATACATAATTTAAAATTTATGCTCAAAATTTGATCTTGGGTTATTGAAATTGCTTTAACTGTAATACCCCAGTACATTTTTAAGTGTAATACTCCAATAAAAACACAAACTTAACTCCATAGTTTGTTAAAACATACAGTAGATGTTCCTTATCTATCATGTGAACCCCAATTGTGTCAGAAGCTCACTTACTCTAGTAGGAGTCAACATTTCAGATTGGTGTTTAATGTCTACAATGACAGAAGTCGCTTACCCGAGACTTATTACCACTGTAATTTGGGCGTCTCTAAGTTTATTGATTAGCTTTTATATGAGCCAAGTGTTTGAGTTTTTATCAGTGTGTGTTTTGCCTCTGTATAAATGAATCCTGTACAGGTGATTTGAACCTTCCTTATTTTGGGAGTTTTTCTATACGGTACGTGCTACTAATTTAGGAACAAAGACTTGTAGTTAATAGGTTCTTTAACATTTGCAGGCAAAACAACTATTGAGGAAGATACTCTAGTTGACCAACCTCCTTTGTTCTCGAGgaagaagttctctccaaaagtttccaaaaaacCACCCCCAGTTATAGAAAATCCTCAACCTAATGAACCCCTAGAAGTGGAAAAATCATGTGACCCTGAATCGTATACTCTTAGTTTCTCTGATCTTGGTTTAGCTGACTGGGCTACACGAACACTCTTAGTTTCTCTGATCTTGGTTTAGCTGACTGGGCTACGCGAACATGCAAAGAGCTTGGGATGAAGAAACCCACACAAGTTCAACACCACTGTATTCCTCGAATTCTTGCTGGTCAAGATGTTTTAGGCTTAGCCCAGACAGGTAGTGGGAAGGCCGCGGCTTTTGCATTACCTATTTTGAACTGCCTTGCAGAAAATCCCTATGGTGTGTTTGCTTTGGTGATAACGCCTACTAGAGAGCTGGCGTACCAATTGGCAGAGCAGTTCAGGGCACTAGGAGCATCCTTGCACCTACGATGTGCTGTTGTTTTTGGAGGGATGGATATGATCACTCAAGCACAAGCTTTGATGCAACGCCTACATGTTGTGATCGCAAAACCAGGGAGGATAAAAGTCCTCCTTGAACAGAATCCAGATATTCCATCTGTCTTCTCGAAGACCAAGGTAGTAACATATTTCTTTATATTGCTCTAAGCACAGTATGTTGAAATAGTCTGAGTTTATTTCATCTGTTCAATTTTTTCTGCAGTTTCTAGTTTTGGATGAGGCCGATAGTGTTTTGGATGTTGGTTTTGAGGAGCAACTGTGTGCAATATTTCAGTACTTGCCCAAAGGTAGACAAACTCTGTTGTTTTCTGCGACAATGACAGAAAACTTACAAACACTGCTGAATCTCTCAAACAATGGGTTTCCGATCTGCCATAATATTGTTTCTACATGCAGGTAAAATTCTCACGTGTTTTGCGTTTGAAGTTTCTCCTAACTTTTTAATACTCTGTTTACCAGACTTGTTTTTGTCATGTTGTTAATTGTTATGATTGACCTAGGTCTAGCTTTGACAAATGGGATTTACAGAAAGTTATTTATGCATGATTTAACCTCGTAGGAGTTGCTGAAAAATTATGATCTTATcaatttgagtcatttaaaaCAAGATTAATAAACTATTCTTATATTGAAAGAAATTCGCCATATTAAGTTACACATGCACAGAGTGAGAGGTTTAATAAACTCTTACCGGCGGCACTACTTATTTTATTAGATATTAGTTTCACAATGAAGTTATTCTTATAAGATTGTGAATTTGTAATCTCTTTGTGCACTTCCATTGGTGTTATTACATCAGGAGTTGTCACCTTCTTAGTTTGTTACCGGAAGAACTTGAACAACCAGCAGTGGGATTGCATTCACACAAGTCCCAGGCTCTAAGACTTTCTGCACTACATCGATTCAAATCTGGTCAGACTCCCATTTTGCTGGCAACAGACGTGGCTAGTCGGGGATTAGACATTCCAACAGTTGATCTTGTCATAAATTATGATATTCCTAGGTCAATGTTACTAGCAAACTTCCTTACAATTTATTCCTTACAATTTAGAATTTATGTAGTTCTGTTATGGAAAATGGCTGGCATAAATTCTTGACAAAACTTGATCCAACTTATTCCAGATATGCCCAAGACTACGTTCATCGTGTTGGGCGTACAGCGAGAGTTGGCAGAGGAGGGCTGGCTGTGAGCTTTGTTACGCAGGTTAGTCATAGAAAATATTGTTTGGCTCAGACTTTTCTCTTTGGGCATGTGAAAGAACATTCAGTCACTTGGTCACTTCTCATTGCAATGCCCATCTAATTTCTTTACAAGTCCTCACGCTGagtgatttttgatgattttttgcaGAACGATGTAGATCTCATTCATGAAATAGAGTCTGTCATCGGGAAGCAGTTGGATAAGTTTGAATGCAAAGAAAATGATGTTCTTGCTGAAATTACCAATGTAACACCCCTATCTTACAGAGTATGTGATTGCCGCTTAGTGGTCTGTCGCGCGCTTTGTGACGTATTCTAAGATTTTCACTAATTGCATTGGTCTCTGAGGGAATTATGTTCAATGTCATAAGCATCATTAGTCTTACCCATCAGAAAAGTAGTTAAGTGCTCCTTTTCACTACATTATTTGCGATTCATATTTTTAATAAACTTGAGATATCATGATTTTGGGTTCATCTATGTAGGTTTACAAAGCTAAACGTGTAGCTAGCATGAAGATGACGGATGATGGCTTCGATCAAAAAGCAGAAGAACGGAAGGCCCAGAAGCTAAAAACACTATCAGAGAAAGGACTGTTGAAAGAAAAGACTAACAAGAGAAGAGAACCAAAACTGCTTCTGCAGAAGAATCAAAGTAGGAAATTTCGTGACGGAGATATATTTAGAGAACGATGAGGATTTAAGATAAATGGTGTGTACACATTTACAAACTTTTCCTATTATGAAAAAATCTTTTGTGGATGAGCTAGCTAGCTCATGAGTCCACTGAGAGATCTAtagtacctttttttttcttctgttgccAGAACCTCCTTATTTTGTGTATGCTGTTCTATTTAGGAGATGTGCccaagttttgaaaaaaaaaaagatgcaacAAGGGTCTTCTTGGTTCACAGTGCAGCATATGTGCCGGTTAATGAAGTTTAGGGTTTGTGCAGGAGCTTTTAGAAAGAAAACTGGAGTTTCAAGTGCATTACTTGTACTTTGTCGTTGGGAAGAGCTTTCTGAAGATCCATTCTTTGTGCCTTatacagaagaagaaattgaagagtcTGGTAATGGTTCTAATATTCTTCCAAACACAGCTAGGAAGCTCATCGATACCCAATATCCTTGACCCTGTAAGTATATATTATTCATTTCTTCGAACTCACAATTTTTCCTATTTATGTTCTCATTATTGGGATTCACGATTTATCTGTCAAACTTAGTCATTCTAGGTGTCTAAATTGAAACTGTTTCCCTTAGCTCTGGGCACCAGATTGGAGACACTAGTTTGTATCAAGGTTTACGGGATTTGCTCGATGAGCTTGTGTTCTCTGTTACATATATGACTAGATTATAAGGATTCAGCAGAACATAGATCAGATAAAAGACCTTCAGATATAATACCCACAAAATAAAAGATATGGATACAAACTGAACTTTTTACATTACGGTACCAACTTTCATTAGAACCATTGGTGCAGGAGTTTGGTTTAGAACCCTGGTTTGAATCATCGATTGATTTGCCAAATAAGAACCACAAAATTCTATAAACCTATTTCGTTAGCTCCCAAAACCTGAAAACGAGAAACGCTTCATGTACTGTGTTTTGAGGGAAGTTCTGTGGTTCTGTGCATCCACCGCATTCTGtacttttgtgattttttttacttttcatttttaattCGAAACTTGGTTTTGGATGTTAAAGATACTAGGAATACTTGCTGTATATTGGAGCACATTTGATGGGTCATGAGTAACCCATTCAAAACATACTTATATCTTATATAAGAAAAATGAATCTACAGCATTAAAACATTATTATTCCTCAAAATTGATAATATCGGTTTAAAACTCATCTATCTAAAGTCTATACAACCCCTGATTTATCTTCAGAATCTAAACAACCCTTGTGTTATCTTCAGAATCTAAACAACCCTTGAGTTATCTTcagaattaatgatcaaaacaATCTGACCAACAGCCATCAGCTTTCGAACCTATAACGGAAGACTTAGTTGAAGTTTTCTCCTATTAGTACTAAAAAACAACGGTAACaatcaacaacaagaagaagaaaaactagtAGATGGGAAGTGTGACCGGATTATGATCATTATTTTGCCGTATGTATATTCTATATATTGTATGAATCACTACTGACTATATGTAGGTTGGATCATTCTAAGTAACACACGTACTTCACCAACCATTGTCTAGGCTTCGTATGCATCCTGGTAGCCGACTCACATACTTCACCATCCATTCTAGGCTTTCTATGCATTCTGGTAGATCGTCACATTTGGTTCTAACACGTGTCTGAAACAAAATTAGTTCATATATTACATCTGACAAACAGCTCTCTTTATTTTGTGTTTAACAATCCACACCAACACCCTGGATTGATCAAGTGTTGCTCTGTCTCTGTTGACCTTGTTTGTTAATGTCACACAAACATTCATAAATACTCAATCCTCAATTTTGAAGGAGAGACTGCATAACCCATAAGTAGGTATATATTAATTGTGAACTATTTAAGCAATGTGAACTTTCATTACCGGTTTTTGGTTCTGCTTCTTTTTTTATATAGGAAACTTTCTTGTCTTCATGTTTTAAATAATCTCTATTTATGTCTAATTCGTATTATGATCGCCTGAAGATTAGGTGCACCTCTAACATTCTTATTTTCTTCGATGCAGAACAGTGATGCGATGGTTTGATAGACATGCCTGCAGGGCCATCTGAAGTTCTGGTTATTGCCATCTAGCAGCTAATTTACTCTCTCAGGTATTTATTGATTAGTTCACTTTCGAATGTCTCATTTAGTTGGTGCTGCGAACTTAATGTAATCAATAATGTAAATTTTTGCAAACTTAATTTTCTCTTTGTCCTGCTCAATCAATACTGTCTGAAAAAGTAATCTAGTCATTGCTTGTAATTGCCTATACTGTTTTTGACGGTTTTAGGCGGAAAATGGTCCTGACATCCTGACAGTCAGGTTGTGCTTGTAATTGCTGGAGATGGAGTAGATGTGGAGGCCATCGAGAAGGAAATCAGCTCGCAGTGTTACTCTTCTTAGGGGAGATTTTGCTTCAAAAGCACTTTCCCACAGTTTGACGGTGTTTGCTCGTGATATGGTTGAGGTTAGTGCTGGGTTTTACAGTGGGGAGAGTTAAAAAGCTCCAACTTTTGTGACTTTTGGATTTTGGTGATAAAGAAGAAACAAAGGCTGTTTTAATTATTGTTTGATGGTGATGCTTCACGAAAGATTTCAAACTTTAGAACTTATTTTTTGATTCATGTGTTAAAGCAGATTGCATGAATTGTTGCTTCTTTTTTGTTGGTTGACAAATGCGTACACCACCCACAAATTTATTGATAGTAATTCAGCATTCAAGACACCATCCGCAGATACTGCACTGGTGTAGAGGGTGTTAGCCTCCAGCTGCTGGTGCTGCATTTAGGGAACCGGCTAGAGGCTATCTACATAAGTTGCAAATAGGAAGAATAACACCTAAAATAATGGATCTTCCCTCTGCCATAAAGGTTACAGAAGTCCTAAAAGGTTACACACAGAAAACCGTGCCCGTTCCAATTTAAGAGCAAAGGACTATTTTCTAAAAACTGTTGTACTAAATGTCAATACTAAAAACTGTTAAAAGCTACAATTATTCTCAGACAATGAGAGGTCcgggcctagttagcaattcgggattcggcaaacgtacggaacggcaaacgtacgactattatacggttttgtaaaatccaaattcggtccaaaattcgatcaacgggacgtgattcgtcattaattcggaacggcatacgtacgtgtataattcgatttataaatgtgagttcggctctgaaaattcggtatctatatataacaattttttgtatttataaggtcatagaccaatttttatgcatatgtgtgagttatttaaggaaaaaataaactcaatatgatgatattaataatatatacaacattagttatccaaaaggacgtcgtatggtggtttagatgcttggttagtgagtttgagatctctctcaccttcaccttcaaatctcttcagtcgtttttgtttcataaaaattacaacacgtctaatattcggtcgtgtatgttcgggaggcagtaaagcccaaaaaatggagtctttgaaaagtaaaagctaaagaatttatggcaaattaagcggacgtatcattcgggatacgtaaaattcgtgaacgattcgggaataatccgggaatgccacataatacgcgacttggattcggagttgcaaacgtacacgaataagacggtaaaattcgtgatacggaaaaattcgcgaatgattcgcgaatcattcgcgaacttactaactaggggtcCGGGTGTTTCATGTTTTTGGTCAATgttttttctatttttagtttgctAGGAGGAAAGACTAAAGTAAAACAAAAGAAAGCAAACTACAAGTTGCTGACACCACCACAGTAAATGAACGTATTATTGCAACAATGCTACGATGACACCCATTTCAACCGTAAGAAATCCCGTGAAGGAGACTGAACGGTCAGATGGGAGTTTAGATGttaaacaagccaaaacccgcgggttaacccgtgtcCGACCCGTGAAAACCTGAACCCGGCTCGTCTTGTttcaaaacaagccgggttcgttGTTGGTTTCTCATCACATGATCGTCTTCCACAAGTGCTAGTCGAGGAAGAGAATTTTCAGGTTTGAGAAACTGAATGCACCACCGATCTTATGGCAATGCGGTACTCAACTTTCATCACATCGATCAACGGGATATAACCAATCAGAGCAACTGTTTATTACTGGTAATATCTAGTTTCTGaaacgggcgggctaacccgtgaatccgcgggttaaacccgttacgggcacgggttgaagaaatgacaacccgtgaagaatttcaatccgcgggtttcaacccgtattaacccgaacccgtggaatccgcaacgggcaagccccgacccgcccgtttgccagctctagatgGGAGCCCTTGGGGGAGGGGTGGGGGCCCACTACTTTCCCCTCTCTCACGCCGTGATTCTCACGGTGAGAATTAGGGTCAACCTAGCATTGTTGCTATTATTAGGGTTTTGAGGGGGTGTGACTTTGTGGGTTTAAAATGCTATGTGGAGACTAAATGGTGTTGGGGGAGATCAGATTTATGTGAAAGTTCAAAAACACCCTCACTCATTTTCATTTAAGACACTTCTATCCTTCCATTAACTGATttatctaataaaaaaaaaatgaaaatcactaattgaaaaaaaaactgaaattcattcattaaaacaaaaaaaactgaCTCCCCTATTCAttcccttcttcttctctgccccttttcttcttcttcttttttttttttttcttcttcttcttcttccattctcTTCGTTTAatcaacgattaatcgtcgattccaaAAAAACTTATCGTCGATTAAATTCTTAGTATAAAAGcatgaaagaaaaggaaaaattagGTCAGTCTTCGTCGAATCAACCTCCTATTGAAGCAGATAAGCCAACTTCAACTAAAGAAGTGGtaagtgaagatgaagaggaattgaATGAAGGAGATGGACCAGCTTCCTAGACTCCTGAGATGACAACAATAAGGTATGAATCGAAATACCCACTCTTTTTTAAAGATTTTTATCGATCTTTCATTAAGTTTCGAAGATTCTAggtctgaaaaaacagtttcaaaaactgtttacggctgggagttctttgaTTCCCAGCCGTAAATAAGTATCACGATTGGTATATGTTTGTTTTCCAGCCGTTTATATGTATCACAGTTGGGAGATCTAAGAACTCCTAGACGTTTATATTCTCACGGTTGGGAAATTTTTGAATACCCAGCCGTAATTTAGTTGATGCGTACGAGATAGAATAATCCCATCTGTAACAACTTAATCACGGCTGGGACTTTCCTAGCCGTATATATCCCTGTGTTCGAATTCATGTTTCAGCGGTAGTGGTTACGTCTAGGTTTTCCTATCCGTAATATGAGTAAgcaatgagaaaagaaaacttccCAGCCGTTATTGTTTTTACGGCTTGGTCGATAAATCAAAA
Above is a genomic segment from Papaver somniferum cultivar HN1 chromosome 10, ASM357369v1, whole genome shotgun sequence containing:
- the LOC113315283 gene encoding DEAD-box ATP-dependent RNA helicase 36-like, coding for LGYTNTLSFSDLGLADWATRTCKELGMKKPTQVQHHCIPRILAGQDVLGLAQTGSGKAAAFALPILNCLAENPYGVFALVITPTRELAYQLAEQFRALGASLHLRCAVVFGGMDMITQAQALMQRLHVVIAKPGRIKVLLEQNPDIPSVFSKTKFLVLDEADSVLDVGFEEQLCAIFQYLPKGRQTLLFSATMTENLQTLLNLSNNGFPICHNIVSTCRSCHLLSLLPEELEQPAVGLHSHKSQALRLSALHRFKSGQTPILLATDVASRGLDIPTVDLVINYDIPRYAQDYVHRVGRTARVGRGGLAVSFVTQNDVDLIHEIESVIGKQLDKFECKENDVLAEITNVTPLSYRVYKAKRVASMKMTDDGFDQKAEERKAQKLKTLSEKGLLKEKTNKRREPKLLLQKNQSRKFRDGDIFRER